A single Rhodothermales bacterium DNA region contains:
- a CDS encoding SDR family oxidoreductase, with translation MQLTDKVAVVTGASSGLGARFSKDLVAKGAQVFGLARRQDRLDALAEELGPRFTGIVCDVRLEDAVKDAFDRIGDRVDILINNAGLGKFGPADEMSLETWQQLMDVNLTGVFLCTRAAIPLMRAQNEADGFGGHILNVASVAGLIGNPNVGAYNVTKYGLRGYSESLFKELRNDGIKVTCIFPGSIETEFFEQAGVPISNNPMQAKDVSSTVIHVLEAPDNYLISEVVMRPLRPKT, from the coding sequence ATGCAGTTGACCGATAAAGTGGCCGTCGTAACCGGGGCCAGTTCCGGACTCGGTGCCCGTTTCTCCAAGGATCTCGTCGCGAAAGGCGCCCAGGTGTTCGGGCTTGCCCGCCGCCAGGACCGGCTGGATGCCCTGGCCGAAGAGCTGGGTCCCCGTTTCACGGGCATCGTCTGTGACGTCCGCCTGGAAGATGCGGTCAAGGACGCATTTGACCGTATTGGCGATCGCGTGGATATCCTCATAAACAACGCCGGCCTGGGAAAATTCGGCCCGGCGGACGAGATGTCGCTCGAAACATGGCAGCAGCTCATGGACGTGAACCTGACCGGCGTTTTCCTGTGCACGCGGGCGGCCATTCCGCTCATGCGGGCACAGAATGAAGCCGACGGATTCGGGGGACATATCCTGAACGTGGCCTCGGTCGCCGGACTCATCGGGAATCCGAACGTCGGGGCCTACAACGTGACCAAGTACGGACTCCGGGGCTATTCCGAGTCGCTCTTCAAGGAGTTGCGCAACGATGGCATAAAAGTGACCTGCATCTTTCCGGGGTCCATCGAAACGGAGTTCTTCGAACAGGCCGGCGTGCCCATTTCCAACAACCCCATGCAGGCCAAGGACGTATCGTCCACGGTCATCCATGTGCTCGAAGCACCGGACAACTATCTGATTTCCGAGGTGGTCATGCGTCCACTCCGACCGAAGACGTGA
- a CDS encoding RNA methyltransferase, with the protein MPSRPTNREKAEQDLARLEQDAGAPSADAAAFPPEEIIRLLEPHVSPERMVRIRDVVAARTRHIVPVVEGVANTGNVNAVMRTAEGLGLQSFHVIKGDTPPKHSRRTSQGAHKWLDVAFWESPVDCVQALRASGYRILVTHLDPTSVPIDEVDFSMRSALVFGNEKSGVSPELLALADASIVLPLTGFVQSYNISVAAAMALHFADRARRAAGVGALTPDERLRLEADFLMRAVRHADEILALAR; encoded by the coding sequence ATGCCCTCCAGACCCACCAATCGCGAGAAAGCCGAACAGGACCTGGCCCGTCTGGAGCAGGATGCGGGTGCCCCCTCCGCCGATGCTGCCGCGTTTCCACCGGAGGAGATCATCCGACTGCTCGAACCGCACGTATCGCCGGAGCGGATGGTGCGCATCAGGGACGTCGTGGCCGCGCGGACGCGGCATATCGTTCCCGTGGTGGAAGGGGTGGCCAACACCGGCAACGTGAACGCGGTCATGCGCACAGCGGAAGGCCTGGGACTGCAATCCTTCCATGTGATCAAGGGGGATACCCCGCCCAAGCATTCCCGCCGGACGTCACAAGGCGCCCACAAGTGGCTGGATGTGGCCTTCTGGGAATCCCCGGTCGACTGTGTGCAGGCGTTGCGCGCGTCCGGCTACAGGATCCTGGTGACGCACCTGGACCCGACCTCCGTTCCGATTGATGAAGTGGATTTTTCGATGCGCTCCGCGCTGGTGTTCGGCAACGAGAAGTCCGGCGTGAGTCCCGAACTCCTGGCGCTGGCCGATGCGTCCATCGTGCTGCCACTCACGGGATTCGTCCAGAGCTACAACATCTCGGTGGCGGCGGCCATGGCGCTTCACTTCGCAGACCGGGCCCGGCGCGCGGCGGGTGTGGGTGCCTTGACACCGGACGAACGCCTCCGGTTGGAGGCGGACTTCCTCATGCGCGCCGTGCGGCATGCGGACGAGATCCTGGCGCTGGCGCGGTAA
- a CDS encoding methyltransferase domain-containing protein, producing MNWSSLRYSLYSPVYDLLAAPLAGARRRAVTLAAVRPGDRVLIVGCGTGLDLPLLPEGCHVTAVDLSGPMLNSMRRRARALGMTVESYRMNAQNLGFTDAWFDVVLVHLIAAVVPDGKACLQEATRVLKPGGTLSLMDKFRSDDREQPGLVRRVLNIPASLLFSDINRRWQDLVAGLPLEVEANVPAAFGGIWRAIRLTKTPTGPS from the coding sequence ATGAACTGGTCGAGTCTCCGATATTCCCTCTATTCGCCCGTCTACGACCTCCTGGCGGCTCCGCTGGCGGGGGCGCGGCGGCGGGCCGTGACGCTGGCAGCCGTCCGGCCGGGGGATCGCGTCCTGATTGTCGGATGCGGCACCGGCCTCGATCTGCCGCTGTTGCCCGAGGGCTGCCACGTCACGGCCGTGGACCTTTCAGGTCCCATGCTGAACAGCATGCGCCGCCGCGCCCGCGCCCTGGGCATGACCGTGGAGTCGTACCGCATGAACGCACAAAACCTCGGGTTTACCGATGCCTGGTTCGATGTCGTCCTGGTTCACCTGATTGCCGCCGTCGTACCGGACGGAAAGGCCTGTCTCCAGGAGGCAACGCGGGTCCTGAAGCCCGGCGGGACGCTGTCCCTCATGGACAAATTCCGCTCCGACGACCGCGAACAACCGGGACTCGTGCGCCGCGTGTTGAACATCCCGGCATCCCTCCTCTTCTCGGACATCAATCGCCGCTGGCAGGACCTCGTGGCGGGTTTGCCGCTGGAAGTGGAGGCCAACGTCCCGGCCGCATTCGGCGGGATCTGGCGCGCCATCCGGCTGACCAAAACGCCAACCGGACCATCCTGA
- a CDS encoding GNAT family N-acetyltransferase produces MTAFSAAALVRNAREQDLDALTLLENHAFSGDRIDRRSFRRFLQTGSTRLLVAELPDGTIAGYLILQLPRRTRRARIYSIAVDEKVRGYGLGTQLMLVAEEIARQSHRTLLTLEVRTDSDRVQALYDRLGYVVHERLPGYYEDGTDGFRMRKDLTVVSSDTPVRGRVPLLVVEKTEQGRDLEKIGRVVTVREYLSVGLAVPGRVVVNLSVSYEHMTRGYYVSLLAEARGERCYPAAYNLLDVNWKRIHRRALTELEPQLKRAAELTDLPESTLIFFGHTEVEALSYVAAALFDQFRCPILQVWFGRDPHPVIEDIEAMGIHRLSEADRSRFAAELARFLKARSPVSKPLPRVATSIAMLVDPNEPVPPSDEPALKRFEQAALDLGARITRIDRHDLHRLAQFDALFIRETTRLDHHTYRFARKAEDERIPVYDTPEAILKCTNKIFLFEMLRAHGIPSPKTTVFDRRDLKSLAETMTYPAVLKVPDSAFSLGVHRVEDADGLRARAEPLFKQSDLLLLQSYVPTAFDWRIGILDGKPLFACRYFMADGHWQIIQHESSPGQIAYGDWETLPLEAVPPSVLQAATEAALPIGRGLFGVDLKETPTGPLVIEVNDNPNIDEEVEDGVLGDELYRRILGSLISGVGGNTGT; encoded by the coding sequence ATGACAGCCTTTTCGGCTGCAGCGCTCGTCCGGAACGCGCGCGAACAGGACCTTGACGCCCTGACCCTGCTCGAAAACCATGCGTTTTCAGGCGACCGCATTGACCGACGCAGTTTCCGGCGCTTCCTGCAAACCGGTTCGACCCGCCTTCTGGTCGCGGAATTGCCCGACGGCACGATTGCCGGATACCTCATTCTCCAATTGCCGCGCCGTACCCGCCGCGCCCGGATCTACTCCATTGCCGTGGACGAAAAGGTGCGCGGCTATGGTCTGGGGACCCAGCTCATGCTCGTGGCGGAGGAAATTGCCCGCCAGAGTCACCGCACATTGCTGACGCTCGAGGTCCGGACCGATTCGGACCGTGTGCAGGCCCTGTATGACCGACTGGGATACGTGGTCCATGAACGGCTGCCCGGATATTACGAGGACGGCACCGACGGCTTCCGGATGCGGAAGGATCTGACGGTGGTCAGTTCCGATACACCAGTCCGGGGCCGCGTTCCGCTCCTGGTCGTGGAAAAGACGGAACAGGGCCGGGACCTGGAAAAGATCGGACGCGTGGTCACCGTCCGCGAATATCTGTCCGTGGGGCTGGCGGTTCCGGGCCGTGTAGTGGTGAACCTGAGCGTCAGCTACGAGCACATGACGCGGGGGTACTATGTCAGCCTGCTGGCCGAGGCCCGCGGGGAGCGATGCTATCCGGCGGCCTACAACCTGCTGGATGTGAACTGGAAACGCATCCACCGGCGCGCCCTCACGGAACTGGAGCCGCAGCTGAAGCGGGCCGCCGAGCTCACGGATCTACCGGAATCCACCCTCATCTTCTTCGGTCACACGGAAGTGGAGGCCCTGTCCTACGTGGCGGCGGCGTTGTTCGACCAGTTCCGCTGTCCCATCCTGCAGGTCTGGTTCGGCCGTGACCCCCACCCGGTCATCGAGGACATCGAGGCCATGGGCATCCACCGGTTGTCCGAGGCCGACCGATCCCGTTTTGCCGCGGAGCTGGCACGTTTCCTGAAGGCCCGTTCGCCGGTCTCGAAGCCGTTGCCGCGCGTGGCCACGTCCATTGCCATGTTGGTGGACCCGAACGAACCCGTTCCGCCCTCCGATGAGCCCGCCTTGAAACGTTTCGAGCAGGCCGCCCTGGACCTGGGTGCCCGGATAACCCGCATTGACCGTCACGACCTGCACCGGCTGGCCCAGTTCGATGCGCTCTTCATCCGGGAAACGACCCGCCTGGACCATCACACGTATCGCTTCGCCCGCAAGGCCGAGGACGAGCGCATTCCCGTGTACGATACGCCGGAAGCCATCCTGAAATGCACGAACAAGATCTTCCTGTTCGAGATGCTCCGCGCGCACGGCATCCCCTCGCCCAAGACGACGGTGTTCGACCGCCGGGACCTGAAGTCGCTGGCGGAAACCATGACGTATCCGGCCGTGCTGAAGGTACCCGACTCGGCCTTTTCCCTTGGGGTACACCGGGTGGAAGACGCGGACGGCCTGCGCGCCCGGGCAGAGCCCCTGTTCAAGCAGTCCGACCTGCTCCTGCTGCAGTCCTACGTGCCGACGGCATTCGATTGGCGGATTGGCATCCTCGACGGAAAGCCCTTGTTCGCGTGCCGCTATTTCATGGCCGACGGGCACTGGCAGATCATCCAGCACGAATCCAGCCCGGGCCAGATTGCCTACGGCGACTGGGAAACCCTGCCGCTGGAGGCCGTCCCGCCGTCGGTGCTCCAGGCCGCCACCGAAGCGGCGTTGCCCATTGGTCGCGGATTGTTCGGCGTCGACCTCAAGGAGACCCCCACGGGTCCGTTGGTCATCGAGGTCAACGACAACCCCAATATTGACGAGGAAGTCGAAGACGGAGTACTCGGGGATGAACTGTATCGTCGGATACTGGGCTCCCTCATTTCGGGCGTGGGTGGCAATACGGGAACATAG
- a CDS encoding ABC transporter ATP-binding protein: protein MITVSKLTKSYLNGFSRSFVLRNIDLTVNEGEFVSIMGPSGSGKSTLLHILGMLDEPSTGEYFFFDQPVHKINERQRTDLHRQYIGFVFQAYHLIDDLTVYENLETPLLYKKIKGSERKSQVAEMLDRFNMVAKKDLFPSQLSGGQQQLVGVARALIMKPKLILADEPTGNLHTTHGEIVMDWFKRLNEEEGVTIIQVTHSEHWASWGKRIVELVDGRVERDVQTSDQAV, encoded by the coding sequence GTGATTACCGTAAGCAAACTGACCAAATCGTACTTGAACGGCTTCTCACGCAGTTTCGTGCTGCGCAACATTGACCTGACGGTGAACGAAGGGGAATTCGTGTCCATCATGGGGCCGTCCGGGTCGGGAAAATCCACCCTGCTGCACATCCTGGGCATGTTGGATGAGCCGTCCACCGGTGAGTACTTCTTCTTCGACCAGCCGGTCCACAAGATCAACGAACGGCAGCGCACCGACCTGCATCGCCAGTACATCGGCTTCGTTTTCCAGGCGTACCATCTGATTGACGACCTCACGGTCTACGAAAACCTGGAGACCCCGCTGCTCTACAAGAAAATCAAGGGGTCGGAGCGCAAGAGCCAGGTGGCCGAAATGCTGGACCGGTTCAACATGGTGGCCAAGAAGGACCTGTTCCCGAGCCAGCTCTCCGGTGGCCAGCAACAGTTGGTCGGCGTGGCGCGCGCACTTATCATGAAACCGAAGCTCATCCTCGCGGACGAGCCCACCGGCAATCTGCACACGACCCACGGCGAAATCGTGATGGACTGGTTCAAGCGACTCAATGAAGAGGAAGGCGTGACCATCATCCAGGTGACGCACTCCGAACACTGGGCCTCGTGGGGCAAACGGATTGTGGAACTGGTGGACGGTCGCGTGGAACGGGATGTCCAAACCTCTGATCAAGCTGTATAA